The window ACTACTTCCAGCTACGTGTTCCGCAGCGCCGCCGATGCGGCCGCGCGTTTTGCCGGTGAAGTGCCGGGCAACGTCTATTCGCGCTACACCAATCCCACGGTGCGCACTTTCGAGGAGCGCATCGCCGCGCTGGAAGGCGCCGAGCAGGCGGTGGCCACCTCCACCGGCATGTCGGCGATTCTTTCCCTGGTGATGAGCCTGTGCAGCGCCGGTGACCATGTGCTGGTCTCGCGCAGCGTATTCGGTTCGACCATCAGCCTGTTCGAGAAGTACTTCAAGCGCTTCGGCATCGAAGTGGACTACCCGCCGCTGAGCGATCTTGCGGCCTGGGAAGCGGCCTGCAAGCCGAACACCAAGCTGTTCTTCGTCGAATCGCCGTCCAACCCGCTGGCCGAACTGGTGGACATCGCCGCCCTGGCCGATATCGCCCACGCCAAGGGCGCGCTGCTGGCGGTGGACAACTGCTTCTGTACCCCGGCGCTGCAGCAGCCGCTGAAGTTGGGTGCGGATGTGGTGATCCACTCCGCAACCAAGTACATCGACGGCCAGGGCCGCACCATGGGCGGCGTGGTCGCCGGTCGCCGCGCGCAGATGGAGCCCGTCGTCGGCTTCCTGCGTACCGCCGGCCCGACCCTGAGCCCATTCAACGCCTGGATCTTCATCAAGGGTCTGGAAACCCTGCGCGTGCGCATGCAGGCCCACAGCGCTTCGGCCCAGCAGGTCGCCGAGTGGCTGGAGCAGCAGCCGGGCGTGGAGCGCGTGTACTACGCGGGTCTGCCCAGCCATCCGCAGCACGAACTGGCCAAGCGTCAGCAGAAGGGCTTCGGTGCGGTGGTGAGCTTCGAGGTGAAGGGCGACAAGGCTGCGGCCTGGCGCTGCATCGATGCCACCCGGATGATCTCCATCACCACCAACCTGGGTGACACCAAGACCACCATCGCCCACCCGGCCACCACCTCCCATGGTCGCCTGTCGCCGCAGGAGCGCGAGAACGCCGGTATCCGTGACAACCTGATCCGCGTTGCCGTGGGCCTGGAAGATGTCGCTGACATCACGGCCGACCTGGCGCGGGGCCTGGCTGCCCTGTGAGCGCGACGGAACTCTTCGGCAATGGCCGCGTCGCCCTGGTAACGGGTGCGGCGCGTGGCATCGGCCTGGGCGTTAGCGCCTGGCTGATCGCCGAAGGCTGGCAAGTGGTGCTGGCGGACATCGACCGCGAGCGCGGGCCGAAAGTGGCCCAGGCACTGGGTGAGCGGGCCGGTTTCGTGGCGCTGGACGTGGCCAACGAGGTGCAGGTGGCGGCAGCGGTCGCTGAGGTGATCGGCCAGTACGGCCGTCTCGATGCGCTGGTGAGCAACGCCGCCATCGCCCGGCCGCACAACACCCCCCTTGAAGGCCTGGGCCTGAACGAGTGGAACCGCGCCCTGGCGGTGAATCTCACCGGCCCGATGCTGCTCGCCAAGCACTGTGCGCCATACCTGCGCGCGCACAACGGCAGCATCGTCAACATCGCCTCGACCCGGGCACACCAGTCCGAGCCGAATTCCGAAGCCTATGCGGCGAGCAAGGGCGGTCTGCTGTCGCTGACCCACGCCCTGGCCAGCAGCCTGGGGCCGGAGATTCGCGTCAACGCGATTTCCCCGGGCTGGATCGATGCCCGCGACCTGCGCGTGCGGGAGGCCGAGCCGTTGACCGAGCTGGACCATGACCAGCACCTGGTCGGCCGGGTCGGGACGGTGGAAGACGTTGCGGCGGCGGTTTCCTGGCTGGTCGGCGAGGGGGCCGGATTCGTCACCGGGCAGGAACTGGTGATCGATGGCGGCATGACGTGCAAGATGATCTACCTCGACTGAGTGTCGAGCGTGGAAGAGGAGGGCGGCCTGAGGCCGCCCTTTTCTTTTGTGGCTCCGAGCGTGGGCTGTTTGCGAGCTAGCTCGCTCCTACAAGAGCACACGCGGTCCTTGGCCCTGTAGGAGCGCGCTTGCTCGCGAACCTGGGTCCGCACCGAGGCTGGTAACCGCACGCCGAACTTTTTTCGCGGAAAATGAAAAAAAGTTCAATCAGGGCATTGACTTAGGATTCGTCGGCTGTAGAATGCGCCCCACTTCGAGACGAAGGGTGATTAGCTCAGCTGGGAGAGCATCTGCCTTACAAGCAGAGGGTCGGCGGTTCGATCCCGTCATCACCCACCACTCTCGCAAGTTACGCGCAGCGGTAGTTCAGTCGGTTAGAATACCGGCCTGTCACGCCGGGGGTCGCGGGTTCGAGTCCCGTCCGCTGCGCCATTTCCCCCTCCTTGGTTCCTACCCCGAACCGGCTTGTCGAGCGAACAGCTCCAGGCGCAAGGAGGTTGCTGTACCGGACGCAAGTCCAACCGACACGCAGCGGTAGTTCAGTCGGTTAGAATACCGGCCTGTCACGCCGGGGGTCGCGGGTTCGAGTCCCGTCCGCTGCGCCATATTCGAAAGCCCTCAGGTAGCAATACCTGAGGGCTTTTTCGTTGCGCACGGAAAAATCCTCGCTATCTCTCTGTAAGAAGCTGTCACGGTCTGGTCACCTTACGCGTCTAGCTTTTTCCTCGTGGTCTTTGCTAAAACCGGATCGAACGGTCAGGAGAAAGCCAATGGACGACTATCAGGAAGAACTGCTGGAACTGCGCGCTGTGGAACAGGATCTGCCGGAGCCGGCCGACGACGCCACGGAGATGTGATCAGGCGCTGTGACGCTGGGCGCGGCGGAATTCCCCAGGCGTCTGCCCGCTCCAGCGCTTGAAGGCGCGCTGGAAGGCCTCGGCCGAGGCGAAGCCGAGCAGGTAGGCGATTTCGCCGAAGGCGAGGTCGGTGTCGCGGATGTAGATCATCGCCAGGTCGCGGCGGGTGTCGTTGAGGATGCTGCGGAACTGCGTGCCTTCCTCGGCCAGCTTGCGCCGCAGGGTCCAGGTCGGCAGCTTCAGGCGCGCGGCGACTTCCTCCAGGTCCGGCTCGCGGCCGTTGAGCATCGGCCCCAACAGCTGGGCGACGCGCTCGCGCAGGCTGCGTGTGCGGGTCATCTGCTCCAGTTCCTTCTCGCAGATTTCCAGCAATTGCCGCCAGGTGCTCG of the Pseudomonas sp. PSE14 genome contains:
- a CDS encoding O-succinylhomoserine sulfhydrylase; the encoded protein is MAQEWEAGRLDSDLEGVGFDTLAVRAGQRRTPEAEHGEGLFTTSSYVFRSAADAAARFAGEVPGNVYSRYTNPTVRTFEERIAALEGAEQAVATSTGMSAILSLVMSLCSAGDHVLVSRSVFGSTISLFEKYFKRFGIEVDYPPLSDLAAWEAACKPNTKLFFVESPSNPLAELVDIAALADIAHAKGALLAVDNCFCTPALQQPLKLGADVVIHSATKYIDGQGRTMGGVVAGRRAQMEPVVGFLRTAGPTLSPFNAWIFIKGLETLRVRMQAHSASAQQVAEWLEQQPGVERVYYAGLPSHPQHELAKRQQKGFGAVVSFEVKGDKAAAWRCIDATRMISITTNLGDTKTTIAHPATTSHGRLSPQERENAGIRDNLIRVAVGLEDVADITADLARGLAAL
- a CDS encoding SDR family oxidoreductase; its protein translation is MSATELFGNGRVALVTGAARGIGLGVSAWLIAEGWQVVLADIDRERGPKVAQALGERAGFVALDVANEVQVAAAVAEVIGQYGRLDALVSNAAIARPHNTPLEGLGLNEWNRALAVNLTGPMLLAKHCAPYLRAHNGSIVNIASTRAHQSEPNSEAYAASKGGLLSLTHALASSLGPEIRVNAISPGWIDARDLRVREAEPLTELDHDQHLVGRVGTVEDVAAAVSWLVGEGAGFVTGQELVIDGGMTCKMIYLD